The stretch of DNA gagAAGTTCTTCAAAAGGTTTCTCTTTGATACCAATCTTATTGctatgcaatttatttactataagttattgcttaattattaaataattgcatgatTAACGACTAACCAATtattgagtgaattggtagatatttccaCTGTGTTACAATATAGGAATACTTGGATAGGTCTTAGGAGACTTGTGGGAACGCCTCTTATGCCTAAGTCAAGAGAGTGATAGAGATTTCACAAAGGATAGAAGATGGGTCTCGTTGTCATACCTAAGTGATATAAATAGAGCCCCTGATGTCTTCTGTTCAATGGGATACAACCTGATTgcttatttgaaattcaagttgTGAGATATGCAAGCTTCACTTGCTAAGGATAAATTGATAACCTTTCTTCCGAGGTTCTTGGGTAGTTATCCCTTCTGTGATAACCGCTTATATCATTCTCGTCAGCTAGTATCCTCGATTTAAGGCTTATTGAGTTAGGCTAGTGTTTGGGCCCATGACGTGGCCCAACAGGCCCCCGAGAGGGAGAGGGTTAAAGCCCTTCCAGTTATCCAGAGAAGTGTCATCACGCACAGTGTGATGGGACTTGTAATCATGGCTACACTTTGTTACATGGGTTTTCGATCATTTCATATTGCCCTTGTCACGACATTGTTTCCATTTTGCGCCCCTACGCATACCCCCTTTCAGTTACTTATTCTTCTCGAACACTCCTTTTTTCTACTCTCCCTTTTCGCATCATGTCCATTCCCCGAATATTTTTCTTCCCTGTGCTTCCTCCCAGTTCCCTTTTGAATCAATGACTTCCTCCAAACCCAACTTCCCTACTTCATCACTCGGAGACAAGTATTCACAACCCTGCGACCCCCTCCTCGCTCTGAGGAGGTGGCTGTTAACCCTCCTTTTGCAGGGGTGGTTGCTCCACGTTCAATCTTTGAAGGCTTTCGATGATCTTTGACTATCTCTTGTTGTGAGTTGGATTCTACAAGGGACATCTACAACATCCTATGCTTCGTGGATTTGGGTGTGCCTGAGCAGAGCCATGGAGCTGTCTATTTGAGGGTATGGCTATTTTTGTGGTCCTGTATTTGGCCATGTTCTCCGATGGGGCTCCGTTTTCCCTTTGTCCACCCTGTGCATGATGTGCTAGACTTTCTCGGTCTTGCTCAGCCCAGCTTGTGCCTAATGCATGGAGGGTTCTGATGACTTGTTGTGTTCTTTGGCGGCAAGTTTTGGAACCCACAAGTGATAAGTATCTGACATTAGTGCTCGCAAATTTTTCTCTTTGCATGGTTTTAGGCATTTGGAAGGGAATGTTTGCAGTTTTAGGGCTCACAATAAATTGATCCAACTAGAACGCAAGTATTCTCACGCCAAAAATTGGCAAAAGAAATTATTCTTTGTATCGAGCAACGACTAGGAATTTCCTGAAGACGAATCAGTGAACCAAGAATTTCCCATTAGGACttcgcactacaagaaaactgtttatttacgACTAGTTAACTCcagcaaaatgactatttgtaactaaaattgGTTGCGAATAATCTTTTGATTACAATAAATTGGTCACAAAAATCCGTATTTCATGTAGTGTTCATGGAATCCAGTTCCCGATGAGCATAGCTTTTGAGGTCATCCTTTCTAACTGAGAGAAGGCTCACATTCTGTTGGTACAAGCTTGGGTAGATAAGAACAATAACTTTACCTGGTCAGATGATATTCCAACCCCCTCAAATATTGATAGATTTGTGATGGTGTCTAGCGGGACGCATGTTTTTGGTCACCAATTCCTGGGCACTCCATCGCTGGCGGGTGGTTTGAAAAGAGGCCCACCACCAGCGGTAGGAGgcaagaggaagaaaaatgctCTTTTGGGAGCAAAACCTTCTGATGAATCCAGCTCCACAAGGGGTAGACCCTCACCACCACCCATGCCGAGTGGTGGAGAGGCCTCAAGTCGTCTCCAAGTGCCCGCGACCAACTTTTTTGACGAGATTATGGCCTAGGTTAAGTCTGATATGGAGTGAGTGATAGAGGGTGAGTCTGCCCTGTCACCTAATGCTCCTCCTGAGGTTGCTCCACAGTCTTCCCCTCTCACGAGTACTCCATAAGATGACTTTAACTTGGATGAGGGTGAGGTTCTCGCGACCTTGAACCCAAAATTCCTGAGTGCTTCACCTATTACATCGAACGGCTTTCCTCATTCTTTTGGTGCCTTTGAGGAGTCTTTGCGAGTTGAAGACGTTGAGGGCCCGTCAGTGAGGGCCATTATCGTTGTGTCTGGCTTGCCAGTCGCCTCGATTGTCTCAGGCAGGATCACCCCCGAGATGCCTTTCGTCTTTCCAACTCTTTCTCCCATTGGATCGTTCGAGGTTGATGCGGAAGTAAAGTGTCAATCCCTTCCTTGCCATTCAGCATTTCTCCTACTGGGGGTGGTGAGCCCTCTCCAACTTTCTCGGTCGACCACCCTCTCGCCGAACCTTCTTGGGCATCACCCGACTGAGAAGATATCGTGGTCCCTATTGATCAAGGAAGGAGTACATTTGCTCAGGTGAACACTAGCACTTCCCCTCTTGATTTCTCTATTAATCTCCTAACTTAGTCATCGGAGGCATTCCCACGAACTCCCCAAGATCTGTCTCTCTTTGGTTGTAGGTGATTGCGTAAGAGGTACTTTGAAACACGTCCATAATAATTGACATCGTCTGTGGGATTCTTTTAAACAACATGAATTTCATATGCCTGCCACCACGCGATCTTAAGGAACGAGGGATTAAGAAGCCACATCAGTGAACATGGAAAGCATAATAGTGGAGTTAGAGGACCAATTGAAAAGAGTAACATTAGAGCTAGAGGATTTACAATGTGAAAATGAGGTTTTTAAACGGAGAGATGGGGCTTTAGGAGAGGATGCTGCATCAAGCCAGTGGATAGAACGGAAGGGGAGTCACAGAGCACTGGCGGCGAGGAAGAGGCAAAGAAAATGCACCACTATCTGCGAAGTCTCATGGACaaagtatgaggagatggcgAGAAGAATAGAAGCATCGTCCTTAGTGGACATGTTGCTAACCAACACAAACCTACCGTATAGCGCATAAATTATGGTGGTTCCCCTCCCGCAAAAGTTCAAGGTCCTAGCGATGGAGATGTACGACAGCACTAAAGATCCTGTTGAGCATTTGAAGACTTTTAAGGATCACATGACACTTCACGGGTTTTTTGGTGAAATTGCATATCGAGCCTTCCCATTGACTCagaaaggggctgccaagggaTGGTTCGGAGCCTTACAACCAGGTTCAGTGGATAGTTTTAAGGATCTGGGTTGGTAGTTCCTGACCCAATTTATGGCAAGTCGGAGAAGGAGGAGACCAACTGCATATTTACTAACTGTGAAGCAAAAGGAAGATGAGAGCTTAAAAGCATACCTTGCATGGTTTAATAGGGAAAGAATGACAGCTGACAATCAGGATGAGAAGATAACGTTGGCAGCTTTGTTAGGAGGAATATGGCCAATGAGTCCCTTCATGGCCAAGTTGGCCAGGAAAACTCTGGCCACTTTTCGTGAGTTCATGGACAAAGTAGACGACTTAGTCAATGCGAAACATACATTACAAGCTCTGACGACAACTAGGCGTCCAGGATGAAATAACTAGAGGATCAGACAAAGAATGGAACTCTAAAGAGGGACTGGGAaggaagttaaaaaattaagaagggATGACATGAAAAAAAGTGTGAGATGAGCAGAAGGGCAGTCCACTCACGAACTCAGTACTCTAGTATTAATGTTAAGGAGAAAACTCGGGAGTCCCATCAAGATGGAGATCTGGGGCGATAGTCGCAAAGGTTCTACTCTTATCACAACACAAGTGGGCACGAGACAGATGATTGCCATACGCTAAAGTAGAGGACTGAAGAAATGCATGAAAGTGGAGAGCTTGAAAGATTAGTAACCCGGGCCACCACCGCACCATGGCAAGTGATCGGGCAAAGGTTAGATTGAGATTGAAGGCACCAACAAAATGAAAGTccgagaagaagaaggatgccATAAAAGGGTTAGGGCTCAAGACATAATACGAACCAagaaaacccccccccccccccctccaccCCACTAGGCAAGATTAGCACTATTACTAGGGGATTTTCAGGTGGAGGACCTACTTCTTTGGGGCGGAAAACCTATTCCCGACAAGTTAGGTACAAGGAAGTTTTAATGTGGGAAGATCGGAGAAACAACCTAGGTTGTAGTTAGCAAGCACGATATCCTTCAGCTATAATGACTGCAAATGAGTTGTATACCCGCATGATGATGCCTTAGTAGTCACCATATTAGTAACCAACTATACCACCTGGAGAATCTTGTAGACAATGGGAGCTCAGCGGATATCCTATTATGGAAAACATACGAGAAGATGGGGATTGGACAATATCGGCTACACTCAGCTCCTATgacattaaaaattttttttggcgAGACAGTTCAACCTATGGGATCCATCGCTTTACCAATAACGGTCGGGTCCGGCATGTGCACTATGACTACAATGACAGATTTTCCTGTTGTAAGAACTCGATCAGCTTATAACGCCATAATTGGCCGCCCAACAGTGAATGCAATCAAGGTGATAACATCCACctatcatctaaaaataaaattctccacGGAAGCAGATGTTGGTGAAGTATGTAGCGAGCAGGTGTTAGCTCAAGAGTATTATGTGTTGGAGCTCTGGCAAGGCAAAAAAGATGTAACGATGACTAAGGCCTCGACAAAGAACTAACGTGTTGTAAACCTTATCCTGCCACCCCCACCAAAGGAAAAGGCGCCCGAGGTAGAAACTAGAGATGAAAGTGCATTAAGGCGAGGCGAGACCGATGAACCCCTAGAATTGGTCACTCTTGGCTCGAAACACCCTGAAGCTACAGTCAAGATTGGGACTAGGCTAAGCAAGGAgaaaatgtgatagttgaaagaACTCCTGGCAGAACACAAGGACATCTTCGCTTGGAGTCACGAGGACATGCTAGGAATTGATGAAGTCATCATAGAGCATCAGTTGAGTGTAAACCTTGAAGCTTGACCTGTTAAATAGAGAAATAGGAGTTTCAGCACATAGAAGTATGCGACAAGTGCCGAAGAGGTAGGTCGGCTATTGGTAGCAGGATTTATTAGAGAGGTCCATACCTAGAGTGGCTTTCAAATGTAGTACTAGTAAAAAAAAGCCAACAATAAATAGCGAATGTGCATATACTTCACAGACCTCAACAAGACTTGCCCTAAGGATAGCTTTCTTCTATCACGGATGGACCTGATTGTAGATTCAATGGTGGGACATAAGATGATGAGTTTCATGGACGTGTACTTGCGATTCAACGACGGAACATAAGATGTTGAGTAACATGAGCTTACTCAATCACAAACATCACTATCAATATTAGATAGGGTTACAATAACATCTAAGTAGGAAGAGTTATTGTTCTTATCTGCCTAGGCTTGTATCAACCGAATGCGAGCCTCCTATCAATCAAAAAGGATAACCTCAAAGCCACGCTCATCGAGAACTGGACTCCACGAAGccttaatgaaaaattctttgtTCGCTGATTCGTCTTCAGGAAATTCCCAGCCATTGCTCGATACAAAGAAGAATTTCTTTTGCCAATCTTTGGCATGGGAACACTTGCTTTCCAGTTGAATCAATTTATCGTGAGCCTTAAAATTGCAAAGATTCCCTTCTAAACGCTTGAAACCGTGCAACGAAAGAAATTTACAAGCAGTAATGTCTGAATGCTCATCACCTATGGGTTCCAAAGCCATAGAGTCTGGGATGTTGTAGTTGTCCCTCGCAGAATCCCACTCATGATAGGAGACAATCGAAGACCATTGATGGCCTTCGAAGATCAAACGTGGAGATACCACCACTTCAGAAGGAGGGTTAACGGCCACCTCCTCAGTGCAAGGAGGAAGGTTGTGGGGTCGTGAATACCTGTCTCCACGGGATGAAGAAGGGAAGTTGGGTTTGGAGGAAGCCATTGAATCATAAAGAAACTGGAAGGAAGCACATGGAAGCAGAATGTTCGGGAGAAGGAGAAAACGAGTGGTCGagaagaataaataactgaaatGGGGTATATGAAGGGACGTGAAAGGGAAAAATTGTCCTGAGAATGGCAGTATGAAATGAAGGAAAACCCGTGTAACGAAGTGTCGCCATAATTACAAGTCCAATCATGTTGAGCGTGATGAAACTTCGCAGAGTAACTGGAATGACTTTGACCCTCTCCCTCTTCGGTGGCTTGCTGGGCCACGTCATGGGCCCAAATACTAGACTAACCCAATAAACCTTGAATCGAGGATATTAACCCACGAGAAGGATATAAGTGGTTATCTCCGAAAGGATAACTACCCAAGAACTTTGGGAGAAAGGTTATCAGTTTATCCTTAGCAAGTGAAGCTCGCATATCTCGCAACTTGAGTTTCAAATAAGCGATTGGGCAGTTATCACATCAAACAGAAGACATCAGTGATCTATTTATATCACTCAGGTATGACAATGAGACCCATTTTCTATCCTCTGAGAAATCTCTATCACTCTCCTGACTTAAATATCAGAGGCATTCCCACGAACCCCCCAAAACTTGTCTCTCTTTTGCATGGGAGGTGCTGCGAAACATGCCCATAACAGCTAGATATTGTAAGATGTACatttctaaacatatttggGGGTGAATGTTATGAATGCCATTGACGTTTGTGTTTACAGAGAGAACTGTACTTCCCAAAGCACCAACCGCTTTTCGTTCTCGCTCTATAAATAGAAGATGGAAGTAAACTGAATTCGTATTGATCTGATCTGCTTGACCAAAAGAAGGGGCCAACACTAACGGTGAAAACTTCCGAGAAAtgttttttattagtattattttatttctttagagAAGTGTACTGTTTGGCATGCAGTATTAGTATAGGAGAAAATATGCCTTCTTGGCAAAGTACATGAGGACTTCACTAATCATGTGTACCCAGAACGAAGCGAAAGATATGATATTATAACTTCACAGCTTGCCATATAGTGCAACATCGGCATATTTTCTTTACTCGCTGTATGTTTTCTGCTACTTATAATAATATGCTAATTAAGAGCAAAATCTTTTAGAGAGGTACAAAGAACTCGCAGTCTTTAGCGTTCAGAAGGTGGAGCATCCCCAAGGAGAAAAGCTGAGAAGAATGCCAGTGAGTTGCTTGGTTTGAAGCAAGGCACTGCATGGCCTGCCCCTCTAAATGTAGCAAACGTAAGTCCCTCGTATTCTTGAAACCAACCACTGACCTGAACCCAAAACCACTCTTTCTTGCTTAGTGTAAGTTGGAAGACAAATTAACAGCAGTTTTAACATATTGCAAGGATagttccttaatttttttcGCTATAATATTGCTATCTTCCGGATCCTAATGATTACCTCCTTTTGGTGGTACCAGGGCCTCCATGCCTTAGTGATCGGCAGTCCCAGGGAACTTAAGCTGTATCTTGTGGACAGTACAGGAACTCTTCCATCCGTGTCTCCACTGAGATACCCACAAATTAAGAAACAGCATACGTTTCACAATCCTATATATACAAGatttacttaatatatatatgtgtgtgtgtgtgtgtttcacAATCTGCAGTGCAGAAATTATATAATTCGGTAGGCTATGCAGGATCGAGCTTTATTAATTTACCTGTAGACCCAGATTCTAAGCCCTGCTGTAATAAGATTCTTGTATATAGGGAGAACAGATGGCTTTGAATATGACCACTCCTCAAATATCTTCGTACTACAATATCCAGAATTTTTAGAACATCACGTTCGATGTGTATTTTGAgaaccacacacacacacatacataaaaGCAGCTTCTTCTGATCATTAATTAGAAAGTTAGGGGGAAAATTACTTGCAGATGCTCCAGTTCTTGAGCTGTCGACCATCGCTAACATGTAAAGCCTTCTGAACATCTGGTCTGTTGTAGAATTTTTTTGCATAGTCATCAAGGCAAGGGTCATAACCACCCATTATTCTTGGCATCTGATACATGTACGTAGTACAATATCCATCActtgaaaataatttgatttgatctaaaataataaatatgtttttattagaGTTTGCGAAATCTAAAGTGGGTGGGTGCATGGGTCCATTAATAAGTAGTGATGTTTGAAAATCGTAAAGTTtttatgagatgttttatttttatttttatgtttttatatatataaatggtaaaattttatatgtgcagataaatagttaaaaattataaaattatttgagaggTGAGAAATTACTGTTTGGATCAAATTAATATTGGGGTCTCACAGAATTCCAAAACTGTCGCCAATAATAAATACTactcttgaaaaatatataattgctCACCATCATAGATGTGCGCTTCATCATGACTTGCATTGATTTATCATCCGAATTACCAGCAGAAATATTATTGCCAGTGCAGACTGAGGTGTAGAGGCTATAGATATCAATCTCCTTGTACTGTTTGAGTACTTCATCAACGCCATTACTACAACTGATGTTGCTCCATGTGTCATTGCTGTGGAAATCACAGCTTTCTCTGATTAATTTTTGGGTCTCATCTGATATCACAGCATGGCTCCAAGCATAATCCACTAGTCCTCTCCAGTCCTCAGCATCAGATGTTTCAGGATTCCCCAACTGTTTGCAGTTTGAGAAAGATGTACAACAGTTACAATAATTTTCATGGAGCAATATTAACAGTACTTGGTTTAAACATAGGTGTGAAAAAGTTCTTTACTTTTTAAACCAAACATTTATGAAGGACCATACCAAAATACCCGTGAGATTAATTCGAAGGGAAGGATCCATGTTCTTGTCATTGATCATGATCAGCTCAGCCAGCTCTGGAACATATTTTcctgttgatgcagagatcagCTAGCGcgattatatgatatatatatatatatatgtatgtatgtatatagggATTCAATGATTCAATAAAAAGACACAGCCAAATACGTAGCAAAAATTGAAATACCTGCATAGCTTTCCCCTGCAATGTAAAAGGTTCGCTTTCTATACGATGGGAACTTGAGGAACCATTTGTGTAGGAAAACATAAGTATCGTTTGCTGTAATAaggaaaacatatataataaagcaTCATTTGCTGCAATAATTAACTTCTCGTTGaaggcaattaattaattaattagatgggaTCAGAAGGACCAGATCAAATACGATTTCATACAtgaattataaagaaattggaaaaaagaaaaagaaacaaattccATGTTACTGtattatcaaattaatcaaGCATTATTAATGTCcaataattcttaaaataaacaaCGTCTAGCCTCAAACTAAATGGCATCTTCATTAATCCCCCATAACTAAAGCTAGGTTAATGGAGCTGGGTcgatatacatacatacatatataaatatatatatatatatcctatccTGTCGAAATGCGAGTATTATATTAAttcaactattaaaaattaataaattacatgtAGATCAAATGGTTTCCTCACCAGTAAAATCATCACCCAGATTACTGTAATCGCTGGTTgtatttgagtatgaaaagCCGACACCAATTGGAGATTCGAGGAATAACATGTTGGCTTCTGCGTCATCAGACATTCAAAAGCTGTCTTAATACAAACTTTTAGTAGCATACTGTCTCCCTTGATTGAGAAATAAGCAAATATATACTACCTACCTAATAGAAGTAGTACCGTGTATATGATTCATAGTTCAATAATAGAAGTAGTaccgtgtatatatatatatatatatatatatatatatatatattatatatagctaactATCACGGATTAGATTTAATATTTACTCAGCATAATTAATTTCACAAAAAGCAAAAGTCATGATTTATGATCTCATACTTGTATTCCAAGAGtagttattatatttaagtCCATTGCTGTCCACTATAAAAGGACCAATTTCTTGTGTTGCTCCATATCCCACAGAAGAGCACCCAGGACCTGATGATCAAAAGTAAAGCGTTGTCACCTTTGCAGAGAgcgtaaaataaataaaagaacaactcgcactaattaatgatattatatatacggGTAAGTACTACGATATATCCTAGCTACTCAATTCTTACTAACAATGAGTGCTTATTTATATTGGGTGCAGGACTGTCTAAAGACTAcgcaatatataaaaattttgagaggaATGTGACTGCACTTTCTTCTACATGGGCATAAAATATGGCAGATATATAGATAATGTTTGCATCTTTAGACAGATGGATTTGGTCAAAAGATTGATTGGTACTGCAAAATCAATGGCCTAAACTCTAAACTAAGGTGGCTATGGTTCATAATCTTTCTTTCAAGCCCTCCAAACAAGAGGCCAGTCTATAGATTAATGAGGAATTCGATCTTGAAGGCGCAAAACTGGTCGCCTTCATGAACAACAATTTTAATGGTCGACTAAGATCATGATTTAAGACAGATGACTTTAATTCTATAGATTATTATGTATGCTTACCTCCATTAAGCCAAAGCACCAATGGTTTGCCATCAGCCTCAGTTGTGGACTCATAAAACCAGTAAAAGAGTGCCCTTCCATTTGTTTCATTTACGGTGACATACCCAGCATAGTGCCTGAAGCCTACAGCAGGCTGGCCAGGCAAATCAGTCACAAGATCCCCATTTCCTCCTGAGGCCAACTTCTTCCCTCGACCCCATTTACGATGTTTAAGAGACACGACAGGTTCTGCAGAGAGAAGAACAATAAGAGCCAGCAGAGTGTTTAGAACTGTCACCTTTGATACAAAATCCATTTTTGAAAGCCCAAATCACGGCCAAATTATTGTATatatggggagagagagagagagagacagagacagagagctTTCTGCACATATATAACAGTTAGGATGGAAACACAAGGAAAGCCAGCATGCCTATTTATATCCGTTGGAGAGGCTAGGCCGTTACGGCCTGAATTATTCACTGGATTAATCATTAAATGATGGgatttggaaaaccaaaaaaaaataaaaaacgtaGAAATGGAGTACTGCGCGCGAGTTCCAAGTGGCAATTACCTCTTTTTTTATATGGCATCTGATGTGGATTTTGGGCAGCTTTTAGAGTATTAATTCCGGTTATGAGCATGGCCAGGTGAGTGGAACATCCAATACATTTGTTGTGGGTTGTTGAAAGATTATATGGTCAGATGAACAAATCTTTAAATGAGTTTCATGCCATGTACGTTCTCTTTATTTGCTACCAGCAGTAGCCActcatgatcaatatatatatatatatatatatatatatgcgcctGTGGTGGCCGGAAGGTGTGAAactaaaagaaaagcaaaaacaaaaagaacttgaacacacacacatgtactTATTATAAGCAGTGTACATATATAGGTATGTAGGGAtgtatgtagagagagagatcagagagagatagagatcaGAGAGTTTAAAGGAAaacatttatttgtatttttgtatatatgtatgtatgtagggatgtatatatgtatgtatgtatgtatgtatttagtCTTCCCTGGCCAAACGGTGCTTAATTAATGATCAAAATCGAATAGATATGCACGTAACGTAGATGCTCAgtactataagaaaaacatttgatcgatatatgtaattatttatttggtaTATGAAAGACATAGATGATCAAAACCCAAAATGAGTCAATTCTTATCCaaataattattcacaaatattactCGTTCTTTTTTGTAGTCTAACTTACAATTTTTAATTATGtcatgaataaatattataagattcaCCCTTCAATCTGTtgaataactatatattgtaGTAAAATATGGACATATTGTAATAATCCGCATGATGCCATGACAACAATTAATGAATATTTGGTATGTGGACACCAATTCCTATAGGAGGGCCACCGAGAAAGGTAATCCCTAACCAACAGTGTAAATTGcacttaatttctttttctttttctttttttcaaacactttttaaactcctttaaacattttgaaaaaaaaaatcacaaacacattaaaaaacacttctttaactattaaataaataaataaaaaaagagtcgGTAGCTTCTAGATCTCGGTGGGAGCAGCATTTTCCATTGCTATAATTAAGATGCCCTCTATCATATATTGCTCAAACGATGTATTATGTATATTAGGGGTGCTAGCCGCATGATGCGGGGTGAGATGGACCTACCATATATAAGTACTCATGCTTACGAAATAGAAAACCTATTTaagtcaaattcaaaatattaactcaaatattagaaaAGCTACTAGAAGTACTCATGAGCATAACTAGAAAAGCTATTTTGGAAAATCAATTGGTGTTATGGAGGAAGTGGCATGGATGTAGATGACGATGATGTGGGTTAGGGAAACTTCCTACGGGTAAAAATCTTATTGGACTTGACAAAACCACTAGCAAGAGGGTGTACGGTTACGATTAATAACTTAAAGATCTGGATACCtttgaaatatgaaaagttgccacggttttgtttcaaatgtggtCGAATTTTTCATGAAGGAAAGGGCT from Juglans regia cultivar Chandler chromosome 4, Walnut 2.0, whole genome shotgun sequence encodes:
- the LOC108982775 gene encoding serine carboxypeptidase-like 31; this translates as MDFVSKVTVLNTLLALIVLLSAEPVVSLKHRKWGRGKKLASGGNGDLVTDLPGQPAVGFRHYAGYVTVNETNGRALFYWFYESTTEADGKPLVLWLNGGPGCSSVGYGATQEIGPFIVDSNGLKYNNYSWNTKANMLFLESPIGVGFSYSNTTSDYSNLGDDFTANDTYVFLHKWFLKFPSYRKRTFYIAGESYAGKYVPELAELIMINDKNMDPSLRINLTGILLGNPETSDAEDWRGLVDYAWSHAVISDETQKLIRESCDFHSNDTWSNISCSNGVDEVLKQYKEIDIYSLYTSVCTGNNISAGNSDDKSMQVMMKRTSMMMPRIMGGYDPCLDDYAKKFYNRPDVQKALHVSDGRQLKNWSICNTKIFEEWSYSKPSVLPIYKNLITAGLRIWVYSGDTDGRVPVLSTRYSLSSLGLPITKAWRPWYHQKEVSGWFQEYEGLTFATFRGAGHAVPCFKPSNSLAFFSAFLLGDAPPSER